Proteins from one Acropora muricata isolate sample 2 chromosome 9, ASM3666990v1, whole genome shotgun sequence genomic window:
- the LOC136927817 gene encoding uncharacterized protein, whose translation MNLTIFCFQDFTLRSTPLQYGPASSLSAVNEDLVSIKVSSLFRGETDIVQHCLNRFFEEMSFFVQNDSSAQVPASGTLPTFLPMMTSTPNMNITSSQIPTSSFTDDNCQKDQRLTHTPREAPDTEGTTSEATNYSGCPECASLKKERKKLRRKVRDMDEKISRLKDRLQKNQEDWAISFKELEYQQPVLVTSETQTSADDKEEPNKELKTTGAFEKEELEEEDDEMDGKIENGKPEERNENEDPSWTPEEADAAYKKENDDDSEESNKPRLDWTGKNPREEPKGIVFLSKLLLLFQHCHLCFSANPTLSVTQTGTMMTIQSSCSSCSDTFIWQSQPYLLGKFPAGNLLLSFAILCAGASVNKVLLVFRHMGMLIYSEPTYYYHQRHLLIPAIVSFWRSYQAKLINSLNGKEVTLAGDGRHDSMGHSAKYGTYTIFCCTVGLIIHIVLVQANEAGSSSNMEFIGHQKAFLYLLTTGMIIRAFISDRHSAISKWMRVDCPKKCQELGKPVVDHFYDLWHIGKKIQKVLSKLSKEKGCEVIGRWKKACVRHFYWAVTSTQPKLGDLILAKFNAFLCHVINKHKDLPSRLFNKCAHGAVITPKVWLTKGSIAYEKLCEALSQNHLVKAIKQASPVAQTSCLEGYHSVINQFAPKMLAYSYLGMLCRTILSAIHFNYNLRRENKVDDQGNIKVKVTYPKFKDGEATVREIKVEQNYGTYKNTLMYLSTVNSLSFTCNYTCLLCTACMTDSMFKGNIFQP comes from the exons ATGAActtaactatattttgtttccAGGATTTTACGCTGAGATCCACTCCTCTACAGTATGGCCCTGCATCATCCTTATCTGCTGTCAATGAAGACCTTGTTAGTATTAAAGTGTCCTCTTTGTTTCGAGGCGAGACTGACATTGTTCAACACTGTTTGAATAGATTTTTTGAGGAAATGTCTTTTTTTGTGCAGAATGATTCAAGTGCCCAGGTACCTGCATCTGGTACTTTACCAACTTTCTTGCCAATGATGACAAGTACTCCAAACATG aatattACCAGTAGTCAGATACCTACCTCAAGTTTCACAGATGATAACTGTCAGAAGGACCAGAGGCTGACTCATACTCCCAGAGAG GCACCTGATACAGAAGGTACCACTTCAGAGGCAACAAATTATTCTGGCTGTCCTGAATGTGCAAGTTTAaagaaagagaggaaaaaactGAGGAGGAAAGTCAGAGACATGGATGAAAAGATAAGTCGATTGAAGGACAGATTGCAGAAAAACCAGGAAGACTGGGCAATTTCATTTAAAGAGCTTGAGTATCAACAACCAGTTTTAGTGACATCAG AAACTCAAACTTCTGCTGATGATAAGGAAGAACCTAACAAGGAGCTGAAAACCACCGGTGCATTCGAAAAAGAGGAactagaagaagaagatgatgaaatggacggaaaaattgaaaatggaaaaccagaggagagaaatgaaaatgaagaccCCTCTTGGACACCAGAGGAGGCAGATGCTGcctacaaaaaagaaaatgatgatgacagtgagGAAAGTAACAAACCCAG ACTTGACTGGACAGGCAAAAATCCCAGGGAGGAACCCAAAGGAATTGTGttcctttcaaaacttttgCTTCTCTTTCAACACTGCCACCTATGTTTTTCAGCAAATCCAACCCTTAGTGTCACACAGACAGGCACTATGATGACTATTCAGTCCAGCTGCAGTTCTTGCTCAGACACATTCATTTGGCAAAGTCAGCCATATCTTCTTGGAAAGTTTCCTGCTGGGAACCTTCTTCTCAGCTTTGCCATACTCTGTGCTGGTGCCTCGGTGAATAAAGTGCTATTGGTATTTCGGCACATGGGAATGCTAATTTACAGTGAACCCACCTATTACTACCATCAGCGACATCTGCTTATCCCAGCCATTGTATCATTTTGGCGCAGTTACCAGGCAAAACTAATAAACTCACTAAATGGAAAAGAGGTCACACTGGCAGGTGATGGTCGACACGACAGCATGGGCCATTCCGCAAAGTATGGTACATACACCATATTTTGCTGTACAGTAGGCCTCATTATTCACATCGTCCTTGTGCAG GCAAATGAAGCTGGTAGCAGTTCCAATATGGAGTTCATTGGTCACCAGAAGGCATTTCTTTATCTACTTACGACTGGAATGATTATTAGGGCTTTCATTTCAGATCGGCATTCAGCCATTTCAAAGTGGATGAGAGTTGATTGCCCAAAAAAATGCCAGGAACTGGGGAAACCGGTAGTTGACCATTTCTATGACCTGTGGCACATTGGCAAAA AGATCCAAAAGGTGTTGAGCAAATTGAGCAAAGAAAAGGGGTGTGAAGTGATTGGCAGGTGGAAAAAAGCTTGCGTACGACACTTCTATTGGGCTGTGACATCAACTCAGCCAAAACTTGGTGATCTGATATTGGCCAAGTTCAATGCTTTTCTCTGCCACGTCATTAATAAGCACAAGGACCTCCCCAGTCGACTGTTTAACAAGTGTGCCCATGGTGCTGTTATCACTCCAAAGGTCTGGCTCACGAAAG GATCAATTGCATATGAGAAATTATGTGAAGCCCTTAGTCAGAACCACCTTGTTAAAGCAATCAAGCAAGCATCCCCTGTTGCCCAAACCAGTTGCTTGGAGGGATATCATTCCGTTATAAATCAATTTGCCCCCAAGATGTTAGCATACTCATATCTTGGAATGCTATGCAG gaCTATCCTCTCTgcaattcatttcaattataaTCTGAGGAGAGAAAACAAGGTTGATGATCAGGGAAACATAAAGGTTAAAGTCACATATCCCAAATTTAAAGATGGCGAGGCAACAGTGAGGGAGATTAAAGTAGAGCAAAACTATGGTACTTATAAAAATACTCTGATGTACTTAAGTACAGTGAATAGTTTGTCATTTACATGCAATTACACATGCCTCCTGTGTACTGCTTGCATGACTGACTCAATGtttaaaggaaatattttccAGCCATAA
- the LOC136927816 gene encoding uncharacterized protein isoform X2, translating to MSSSEDENTQVSSEDDSEYLSDASKDSFVSTKEDFVPYDESIEPVANEDEAAQHAMQVAEEEEEEQMLLSRFSGEVDVREWCRCSNCSLACVVRAEECRCCMEVNRCIERMEEVEKDVQCITMHPGFGSVCLDRWVLQTAGIGLKTKLKKSYTTMLTLGYRAEAEFLRSVAYRQFVRLVWEYVGKSNRLPLPCCVYNAIRSAFPTAEHQYHGYEEEDDNEIIIEMNCREDSPEK from the exons ATGTCGAGTTCAGAGGATGAAAATACACAAGTTTCGTCAGAAGATGACTCAGAGTATTTGTCTGACGCCTCAAAGGATAGTTTCGTATCGACGAAAGAGGATTTTGTGCCATACGACGAGAGTATAGAGCCTGTAGCGAACGAAGATGAAGCTGCCCAACATGCGATGCAAGTCgctgaagaggaagaagaagaacaaatgCTTCTCAGCAGATTCTCTGGTGAAGTTGACGTCCGAGAATG GTGTCGGTGTTCAAATTGCTCGTTGGCCTGTGTGGTTAGAGCAGAGGAATGCCGGTGTTGCATGGAAGTGAATCGATGCATTGAGAGAATGGAGGAGGTAGAAAAAGATGTTCAATGCATAACGATGCACCCGGGATTTGGCAGTGTTTGTTTAGACAGATGGGTCTTACAAACGGCAGGCATTGGGTTAAAGACAAAGTTAAAAAAGTCTTATACCACTATGCTAACACTTGGATACAGAGCAGAGGCAGA ATTTTTACGGTCCGTAGCATACAGACAATTTGTTCGTTTGGTGTGGGAGTATGTTGGCAAGTCAAACAGACTTCCTCTTCCTTGCTGTGTGTACAATGCAATACGATCTGCCTTTCCCACAGCTGAACATCAGTATCACGGTTATGAGGAGGAAGATGACAATGAG AttataattgaaatgaattgcAGAGAGGATAGtcctgaaaaataa
- the LOC136927816 gene encoding uncharacterized protein isoform X1 produces the protein MSSSEDENTQVSSEDDSEYLSDASKDSFVSTKEDFVPYDESIEPVANEDEAAQHAMQVAEEEEEEQMLLSRFSGEVDVREWCRCSNCSLACVVRAEECRCCMEVNRCIERMEEVEKDVQCITMHPGFGSVCLDRWVLQTAGIGLKTKLKKSYTTMLTLGYRAEAEFLRSVAYRQFVRLVWEYVGKSNRLPLPCCVYNAIRSAFPTAEHQYHGYEEEDDNEHTVQSLRGVPIQLLFHSL, from the exons ATGTCGAGTTCAGAGGATGAAAATACACAAGTTTCGTCAGAAGATGACTCAGAGTATTTGTCTGACGCCTCAAAGGATAGTTTCGTATCGACGAAAGAGGATTTTGTGCCATACGACGAGAGTATAGAGCCTGTAGCGAACGAAGATGAAGCTGCCCAACATGCGATGCAAGTCgctgaagaggaagaagaagaacaaatgCTTCTCAGCAGATTCTCTGGTGAAGTTGACGTCCGAGAATG GTGTCGGTGTTCAAATTGCTCGTTGGCCTGTGTGGTTAGAGCAGAGGAATGCCGGTGTTGCATGGAAGTGAATCGATGCATTGAGAGAATGGAGGAGGTAGAAAAAGATGTTCAATGCATAACGATGCACCCGGGATTTGGCAGTGTTTGTTTAGACAGATGGGTCTTACAAACGGCAGGCATTGGGTTAAAGACAAAGTTAAAAAAGTCTTATACCACTATGCTAACACTTGGATACAGAGCAGAGGCAGA ATTTTTACGGTCCGTAGCATACAGACAATTTGTTCGTTTGGTGTGGGAGTATGTTGGCAAGTCAAACAGACTTCCTCTTCCTTGCTGTGTGTACAATGCAATACGATCTGCCTTTCCCACAGCTGAACATCAGTATCACGGTTATGAGGAGGAAGATGACAATGAG CATACTGTGCAAAGCTTGCGGGGTGTGCCTATCCAACTCCTCTTCCACAGCCTTTAA
- the LOC136929245 gene encoding uncharacterized protein has translation MTFRQKTRLNLIQEAKNEIEFRALIDDYPALYGGPILKNAIRRYEVFWLPLAAKQGPDSTLLAAPLDIAWVWHLHLLAPHDYEQDCLRLVSRVVDHKPMNGQQRRQGLQNARGLWEDAYPAERFEVDLNRIVEMTMPFHSTLSLDLEEVSYYQSKFSYQVSLPHFTDVKFLTRAIERYEHHLQLKSQHPQVPLVSCVDVDLIWFAHMQHPFNYKKTTTEMFGRMPSNENHGAILSLENIEENLEKGTRALWSAAGFQFDPPGTQYRGELPHLRPAKFEGIYSSMGRLQYTMKILQVEVVNADATKNFYVRIYNPDGNVILEKGMKGGTRVDLISECVLDNEKRHTITVTLHQKIQYGERVIGSSQTSLLSYIEACPYGEAATGLPWVIDIPFMAARSVVRLAAHLNPPVIEGYRFKVQPDLYFGKVDHPSLVLSFPQSMLSPVDFAKTFLPCESATHTLLDCRGREAFKCRVVHSTTATLSAVEVINMEGIVVASAHLIKANTLPDKGSVEGHKRCVYLSHTDGERSMLIRSRKDWGVCIGKWQRGKMFSRSAGQVEISFFKLTGERRWCEVRKFKGGLYLITLESDVFVYVDLKRGLFVISPSAQDIPEIIALAFSVSIIYLLCKPYTPTPANESSPSFHKKAKSDQVTPMLLAAGYKSATVPSNVYLQRNSLSHSDTTSFDGASCYDLDSESGAEWVRELSQKRQETLLWYLLGGAKIKS, from the coding sequence ATGACATTTCGCCAAAAAACGCGTTTGAATTTGATCCAGGAAGCCAAGAACGAGATCGAGTTTCGTGCGCTGATCGATGACTACCCCGCTCTTTACGGTGGACCGATCCTTAAAAATGCGATTAGAAGATACGAAGTATTCTGGCTTCCTCTAGCGGCAAAACAGGGTCCCGACAGCACTCTCCTGGCAGCCCCACTAGATATTGCATGGGTTTGGCATCTACATTTGCTTGCCCCTCATGATTATGAGCAAGATTGCTTGAGACTTGTCTCTCGTGTCGTTGATCATAAACCAATGAACGGACAACAAAGAAGACAGGGTCTTCAAAATGCAAGGGGTTTATGGGAAGATGCCTACCCTGCAGAAAGATTTGAAGTTGACCTGAACAGAATTGTAGAGATGACCATGCCATTCCATTCAACGCTCAGTTTGGACCTCGAAGAGGTTTCCTACTACCAATCCAAGTTCTCCTATCAAGTATCGTTACCACATTTCACGGATGTCAAATTTCTAACGAGAGCCATTGAAAGATACGAGCATCACCTGCAGCTGAAGAGTCAGCACCCTCAGGTTCCCTTAGTGTCCTGTGTCGATGTCGACCTGATATGGTTTGCTCACATGCAACATCCTTTTAACTACAAGAAAACCACAACAGAAATGTTTGGAAGGATGCCCAGCAACGAAAACCATGGAGCGATACTCAGCCTTGAGAATATCGAGGAGAATTTGGAGAAAGGAACAAGGGCTCTATGGTCTGCAGCGGGTTTTCAGTTTGATCCTCCCGGGACTCAGTACAGGGGAGAACTTCCACACCTCAGACCTGCAAAGTTTGAAGGCATCTACTCTTCCATGGGCAGGCTTCAATACACAATGAAAATCTTGCAAGTCGAGGTCGTGAATGCCGATGCCACCAAGAACTTCTATGTGCGAATCTACAATCCAGATGGAAATGTGATTCTGGAAAAGGGAATGAAAGGCGGGACCCGTGTAGATTTGATCAGTGAATGTGTCCTTGACAATGAAAAACGTCACACAATCACTGTCACACTGCATCAGAAAATACAGTATGGCGAGAGGGTCATTGGATCTTCGCAGACCAGCCTGCTCTCGTACATTGAGGCATGTCCATACGGTGAAGCCGCCACTGGTCTTCCCTGGGTTATCGATATCCCCTTTATGGCTGCAAGGAGCGTGGTGAGACTAGCAGCACATTTGAATCCCCCAGTCATCGAAGGTTATCGCTTCAAAGTTCAGCCCGATCTTTATTTCGGCAAAGTTGACCATCCTTCATTGGTTCTCAGTTTTCCTCAGTCGATGTTGTCTCCAGTTGATTTTGCCAAGACCTTCTTGCCATGTGAATCTGCTACTCATACATTGCTGGATTGCAGAGGACGTGAGGCTTTCAAGTGTCGTGTCGTGCATTCCACCACAGCCACACTCTCAGCAGTGGAAGTTATCAACATGGAAGGCATTGTGGTTGCTTCTGCTCACCTAATCAAAGCAAACACTCTTCCAGACAAAGGGTCTGTTGAGGGCCACAAGAGGTGTGTTTATCTCAGCCACACGGATGGCGAAAGATCCATGCTCATCCGAAGTCGAAAGGACTGGGGTGTATGTATCGGGAAATGGCAGAGAGGAAAGATGTTTAGCCGTTCTGCAGGGCAAGTGGAAATCAGTTTCTTCAAGTTGACTGGAGAACGACGATGGTGTGAAGTTCGCAAATTCAAGGGAGGACTGTATCTGATCACTCTCGAATCAGACGTGTTTGTCTATGTAGATCTAAAAAGAGGACTGTTTGTAATTTCACCATCTGCCCAAGATATTCCAGAGATAATTGCACTAGCCTTCTCAGTGTCCATTATCTACCTGCTCTGTAAACCATACACTCCAACACCAGCCAATGAATCTTCGCCTTCCTTTCACAAAAAGGCCAAAAGTGACCAAGTTACCCCAATGCTCCTCGCAGCTGGGTACAAAAGTGCCACAGTTCCAAGTAACGTGTACCTTCAGCGAAACAGCTTGAGTCATTCAGACACAACATCGTTTGATGGTGCCAGTTGCTATGACCTTGATTCGGAATCTGGCGCAGAATGGGTAAGAGAATTGTCCCAGAAGCGACAGGAAACATTGCTATGGTATCTTCTGGGTGGTGCCAAAATAAAATCGTAG